Sequence from the Microbacterium sp. AZCO genome:
GGCGACGACGATGAAGCCGCCCGAGATGGCGCCGACGATTCCCGCCGCCACGTGCAGCACGCCGCCTCCGATGGCGGCGAGGAAGGCGGGGTCGGAGAGCGTCGCCGCGAGCTGGTCGATCGCCGTGCCGAGGCCGGCCTGCCACTCCGCGGGGAGGGCGAGGAACCACTCCGACTGCGGGATCTCGTCGAGCGCCTTGGGGATCGCCTCGAAGAACTGGCCGATCTGGGCGAGCACGGGCGGCAGCACGAAGACGAGGAACAGCACCATGAGCAGCGCGAACGCCCCGAACACGATGCCGATGCCGGCGCCCCGCTTGACGTTGTGCCGCTCGAGCAGTCGGACGATCGGATCGAGTCCGAGCGAGAGGAACAGCGCCAGCACGATGTAGGCCAGGATCGTGGAGATCGAGAAGATGGCGCTGCCGAGCACGAGCGCGGCGAGCACGCCGAGGGTCGCGGCGAAGCCGGCGACGAGCGGGCGGTCGATGACGGCGAGCACACGCGCCCGGAACCCGGTGTCGATGTGCGCCGGAACCTCGGGGAGGAGCGCCGCGACCGGGTCGGCCGGGGCCGTCGCGGGCGCGCCGGGCACGGCAGGCGAATCGCTCATTGCGCCACTCTAGAACCGCGGCCTCGCGCGGCGCGTCTGCGCGCGGCCGACTCCTCACCCCGTCAGGGTGATCGTCGATGGGCCGCGGCGCGGTAGCGTTCCAGGACAGCGGCTGGGGGGACCGCGCCCCCCGCCCTCGACGTCGGGAGACCTCGCCATGGAACCGGTACTGGGCGCCAACCTCATCTGGATCGCGGGCGCCGTCGTCAACTTCGCCATCATCGTCCTGGCGCTGCTCATCCTCCCCAAGCGCCGAAAGCCCACGGCGGCCATGGCGTGGCTGCTCGCGATCTTCCTTTTCCCGTATCTCGGCATCCTGCTGTTCCTGCTCATCGGCAGCATCAAGCTGCCGAAGGCCCGCATGGAGGCCCAGGCCCGCATCGACGCGCAGATCCGGGAGCGCGTGGCGCTCTCCAAGCTCGACCCGCCGCACGCCGATGAGCCCCGGTGGTTCCAGCGCGTGCTGCAGCAGGCGGAGGAGCTCACCGGCATCCCCGCTCTCCACGGCAACGCGATGACGCTCAACGGCGACTACAACGGCTCGATCCTGGAGATGGCGGAGGAGGTCGACCGGGCCCAGCGATACGTGCACGTCGAGTTCTTCATCATCGGGTTCGACGACACGACGCGACCTTTCTTCACGGCGATGGAGAACGCGGTCAAGCGCGGCGTCAAGGTGCGGCTGCTCGCCGACCACATCGCGACGCGCAAGGTGCCGAACTCGAAGGAGATGACGGCGGAGCTCGACCGCATCGGCGTCGAATGGGCCTGGATGCTGCCGGTTCAGCCGTTCAAGGGCAAGTACCAGCGCCCGGACCTGCGCAACCACCGCAAGATCGTGATCGTCGACGGCGTCGTCGCCTACACGGGATCGCAGAACCTCATCGACCGCAGCTACGACTCCCCCAAGAACCAGAAGCGCGGCCTCAAGTGGCAGGAGCTCGTGACGCGCGTCGACGGACCCGCCGCCTCCGCCCTCAACGTCGTCTTCCTCTCCGACTGGGCGATCGAGACCGGCGAGCAGCTCGCCGGTCAGGAGTACGTGGCCGTCGAGACGATCGCACCCAAGGGTGATCTCGTGTGCCAGGTCATCCCGAGCGGCCCCACCTACACGACCGAGAACAACCTGCGCCTGTTCCTCTCCCTCATCTACGGCGCGACCGAGAAGCTCATCATCACGAGCCCCTACTTCGTGCCCGACGAGGCGATGGTGTACGCCATCACGTCGGCGTGTGAGCGCGGCGTCGAGGTGCAGCTGTTCGTCTCCGAGATCGGCGACCAGTGGCTCGTCTGGCACGCGCAGCGCTCGTACTACGGCGTGCTGCTCGAAGCGGGCGTGCGGATCTTCCTCTACCCCGCGCCGTTCATCCTGCACTCGAAGCACTTCTCCGTCGACGACGACATCGCCGTCATCGGGTCGAGCAACATGGACATCCGCTCGTTCAGCCTCAACTCCGAGGTCTCGGTGCTCGTGCGGGGCGCATCGTTCGTGGCGGGCATGCGCGAGGTCGAGGAGGGCTACCGCCAGGCGGGCCGCGAGCTGACCCTCGAGGAGTGGCGCCGCGAGCCGCGCTCGGCCACGTTCTACGACGGCGTCGCTCGCCTCACCTCTGCTCTCAACTAGGGCTC
This genomic interval carries:
- a CDS encoding AI-2E family transporter, producing MSDSPAVPGAPATAPADPVAALLPEVPAHIDTGFRARVLAVIDRPLVAGFAATLGVLAALVLGSAIFSISTILAYIVLALFLSLGLDPIVRLLERHNVKRGAGIGIVFGAFALLMVLFLVFVLPPVLAQIGQFFEAIPKALDEIPQSEWFLALPAEWQAGLGTAIDQLAATLSDPAFLAAIGGGVLHVAAGIVGAISGGFIVVALTLYFLASLGAMKGALYSLAPARNRPKLTDMTERITDSVGSALIGSVTLSSLNAAVVFVLHLVIGLPFPALMAVIAFVITLIPLFGSVIFWILASVIALFSSPQQALVFFIAYLVYIQIESYVVSPRVMNKAISIPAALVLIAAMVGGTLMGVLGVLIALPITASVLLIIREVVVPKQDLKV
- the cls gene encoding cardiolipin synthase encodes the protein MEPVLGANLIWIAGAVVNFAIIVLALLILPKRRKPTAAMAWLLAIFLFPYLGILLFLLIGSIKLPKARMEAQARIDAQIRERVALSKLDPPHADEPRWFQRVLQQAEELTGIPALHGNAMTLNGDYNGSILEMAEEVDRAQRYVHVEFFIIGFDDTTRPFFTAMENAVKRGVKVRLLADHIATRKVPNSKEMTAELDRIGVEWAWMLPVQPFKGKYQRPDLRNHRKIVIVDGVVAYTGSQNLIDRSYDSPKNQKRGLKWQELVTRVDGPAASALNVVFLSDWAIETGEQLAGQEYVAVETIAPKGDLVCQVIPSGPTYTTENNLRLFLSLIYGATEKLIITSPYFVPDEAMVYAITSACERGVEVQLFVSEIGDQWLVWHAQRSYYGVLLEAGVRIFLYPAPFILHSKHFSVDDDIAVIGSSNMDIRSFSLNSEVSVLVRGASFVAGMREVEEGYRQAGRELTLEEWRREPRSATFYDGVARLTSALN